In Nostoc sp. UHCC 0926, a single genomic region encodes these proteins:
- a CDS encoding glycoside hydrolase family 10 protein, with amino-acid sequence MSRIETRGVWLTTTDSKVLRSKQRIGEAMDFLAETGFNVVFPVVWNKGVTLYPSQTMQQTFGVEIDPLCVGRDPLEEVVVEARRVGLKVIPWFEYGFASSYNLNGGTLLQTKPEWAARDYNGNLLKKNGFEWLNALDPQVQEFLLNLVLEVVNNYDVDGVQGDDRFPAFPSEGGYNEVTVARYHQQFAHNPPQNPKDRQWLQWRADILTEFLARLYREVKAVNPNLLVAIAPNIYDWAFQEYLQDSPTWLKRGIVDMIQPQIYRRDFRSYQAIADKLVNQQFTDATLPKLAPGILMKLGSYCISPEYLVQAIEYNRQLGIQGEVFFFYEGLRENNNTLAKVLRNGPYAKSASFPTLLDLSRSGVDNSRSSSILQGMERLLKKFF; translated from the coding sequence ATGAGCAGAATAGAAACGCGTGGTGTTTGGCTGACGACTACTGATAGTAAAGTTCTCAGGTCAAAGCAACGCATTGGCGAGGCGATGGATTTCCTCGCTGAGACGGGATTTAATGTGGTGTTTCCTGTTGTTTGGAATAAGGGAGTAACCCTGTATCCCAGTCAAACAATGCAGCAAACCTTTGGAGTCGAAATTGATCCTCTGTGTGTAGGTCGTGACCCTTTAGAAGAAGTGGTGGTTGAGGCGCGACGAGTTGGGTTGAAAGTTATTCCTTGGTTTGAATACGGCTTTGCTAGTTCCTACAATTTGAATGGTGGTACACTTTTACAGACAAAACCGGAATGGGCTGCGCGTGATTATAACGGTAACTTACTAAAGAAAAACGGCTTTGAGTGGTTGAATGCCCTCGACCCACAGGTGCAGGAATTCTTGTTGAACTTGGTGCTGGAAGTTGTGAATAATTATGATGTGGATGGTGTCCAAGGTGACGATCGCTTCCCAGCATTCCCCTCTGAAGGTGGCTATAACGAGGTAACTGTAGCACGTTATCATCAGCAATTTGCTCACAATCCGCCACAGAACCCCAAGGATAGACAATGGTTACAGTGGCGGGCAGATATTCTTACTGAGTTCTTGGCGCGTCTCTACCGGGAGGTGAAAGCAGTTAATCCTAACTTGCTAGTAGCGATCGCACCTAATATTTATGATTGGGCATTCCAGGAATATCTGCAAGACTCACCCACCTGGCTGAAGCGGGGAATAGTTGATATGATTCAGCCGCAGATTTATCGCCGTGACTTTAGGAGTTATCAGGCGATCGCTGATAAACTGGTAAACCAGCAGTTCACAGATGCGACGTTGCCGAAGTTAGCGCCGGGAATTTTGATGAAGCTTGGCAGTTATTGTATTAGTCCAGAATATCTAGTGCAGGCAATTGAATACAATCGCCAACTTGGTATTCAAGGAGAGGTATTCTTTTTTTACGAAGGTTTGCGCGAGAATAATAATACTCTAGCTAAAGTTTTGCGAAATGGGCCTTATGCTAAGTCTGCATCATTTCCCACTCTATTAGATTTGAGTAGGAGTGGTGTAGACAACAGCAGATCATCTTCAATTTTGCAAGGGATGGAGAGGTTATTAAAAAAGTTTTTTTAA
- a CDS encoding alpha/beta fold hydrolase, with protein sequence MPVIELTWKHDYITTNGVKLHYVTQGEGPLMLMLHGFPEFWYSWRHQIPEFAQDFKVVALDLRGYNDSDKPNEQSAYVMNEFIKDVEGVIKALGYQKCVLVGHDWGGAIAWNFAYAHPEMVEQLIILNLPHPAKFAQGLRTPQQLLRSYYVFVFQLPWLPELLLQSLNYQVIETVFKGTAVNKSAFTKADIDAYKNAAAKRGALTAMLNYYRNIFQQRMLNPSWGVLEVPTLMIWGENDTALGKELTYDTATYVRDFQIKYIPNCGHWVQQEQPELVNQYMREFLRT encoded by the coding sequence ATGCCTGTAATAGAACTTACTTGGAAACACGATTATATAACTACCAATGGGGTAAAACTACACTACGTTACCCAAGGTGAAGGCCCCTTAATGTTGATGTTACATGGGTTTCCTGAGTTTTGGTACTCTTGGCGGCATCAAATACCAGAATTTGCCCAAGATTTTAAAGTAGTCGCCCTTGACTTGCGTGGCTACAACGATAGTGATAAACCAAATGAGCAATCAGCTTATGTAATGAATGAGTTTATTAAAGATGTTGAGGGAGTAATTAAAGCATTAGGATACCAAAAATGTGTATTAGTTGGACATGATTGGGGTGGTGCGATCGCTTGGAATTTTGCCTATGCTCACCCGGAAATGGTAGAACAATTAATTATTCTTAACCTGCCTCATCCTGCCAAATTTGCCCAAGGTTTACGTACTCCCCAACAGTTGCTGCGTAGTTACTACGTATTTGTCTTTCAACTACCGTGGTTACCAGAATTGCTTTTACAATCTTTAAACTACCAAGTAATTGAAACAGTTTTTAAAGGTACAGCAGTTAACAAAAGTGCTTTCACCAAAGCGGATATTGACGCTTATAAAAATGCTGCTGCAAAACGCGGTGCCCTCACAGCAATGTTGAACTACTACCGCAATATTTTTCAACAGAGAATGCTAAATCCAAGTTGGGGCGTTCTGGAAGTGCCAACACTGATGATTTGGGGAGAAAATGATACTGCACTCGGCAAGGAACTAACCTACGACACCGCAACCTATGTCAGGGACTTTCAAATCAAGTATATTCCCAATTGTGGCCATTGGGTGCAGCAAGAACAACCTGAATTGGTTAATCAGTATATGCGAGAATTTTTGAGGACTTAA
- a CDS encoding pentapeptide repeat-containing protein gives MKLQLLAAMALATPLFFASSVRAENPQDLQKLLSTGECVQCNLSGANLSGAHLIGADLRGSKLQGANLVGANLEGADLTGANLAGANLTSAYVTNVNLKQTNLNGVNFTRATIHDSNVYKASMNDLNLTDAEIFNTGIGIGGEDAEIPDWK, from the coding sequence ATGAAACTCCAGCTATTAGCGGCCATGGCCTTAGCAACTCCCCTATTTTTCGCTAGCTCGGTTAGAGCCGAGAATCCGCAGGACTTACAAAAACTGCTTTCAACTGGGGAATGTGTCCAGTGTAATCTATCGGGAGCTAACCTCAGTGGCGCTCATTTAATTGGTGCTGACTTGAGAGGCTCAAAGCTGCAAGGAGCGAACCTTGTAGGGGCTAACCTCGAAGGTGCTGACTTAACTGGTGCAAACTTAGCAGGTGCTAACCTAACATCAGCTTACGTAACCAATGTGAATTTGAAGCAAACCAATCTCAACGGAGTAAATTTTACTCGCGCGACGATTCACGATTCTAATGTGTATAAAGCATCAATGAATGATCTCAATCTCACTGATGCCGAAATATTTAACACTGGAATCGGGATTGGTGGAGAAGATGCCGAGATTCCCGATTGGAAATAG